The following coding sequences lie in one Helicobacter sp. MIT 21-1697 genomic window:
- a CDS encoding glycosyltransferase yields MSDTPLFSIIVPIFNVQSYLKECLDSLLGQTYAHFELILINDGSTDTSGEIAQTYTDSYPCITLLTQENAGQSIARNKGLESARGQYIVFVDSDDRLDSKALEYYAKCFTNDPTLDIIYTEFNLISDEGEALGHQKFWFDMVALAGQTKSGDELLATLYKQKAVLFTYTWQGAIAREFLEQHNIRFCEGIYFEDILFGLECFSHAKKVFLSPKRFYDYRQSLLSTTRGGGII; encoded by the coding sequence ATGAGTGATACTCCGCTTTTTTCTATTATCGTGCCAATTTTTAATGTGCAATCCTATCTCAAAGAATGTCTAGATTCACTTTTGGGGCAAACTTATGCGCATTTTGAGCTTATACTCATTAATGATGGCAGCACAGATACAAGCGGAGAGATAGCTCAAACCTACACAGATTCTTATCCTTGTATCACTCTTCTTACCCAAGAAAATGCAGGGCAAAGCATAGCGCGAAATAAAGGTTTGGAATCTGCTAGAGGACAATACATTGTTTTTGTGGATTCTGATGATAGATTAGATTCTAAAGCTTTAGAATATTATGCAAAATGTTTTACAAATGATCCTACACTAGATATTATCTACACAGAGTTTAATCTTATTAGTGATGAGGGAGAGGCACTTGGACATCAAAAATTTTGGTTTGATATGGTGGCTTTAGCAGGACAAACAAAAAGCGGCGATGAGCTTCTAGCAACGCTTTATAAACAAAAGGCTGTGCTTTTTACTTATACTTGGCAAGGAGCGATTGCAAGAGAGTTTTTAGAGCAGCATAATATAAGGTTTTGCGAGGGTATTTATTTTGAGGATATTCTTTTTGGATTGGAATGCTTTAGCCACGCCAAAAAGGTATTTTTAAGCCCAAAACGATTCTATGACTACCGACAATCTTTGCTTTCAACTACAAGGGGGGGGGGGATAATATGA
- the ligA gene encoding NAD-dependent DNA ligase LigA, which translates to MAMTSQEYHTQVQILKKMAYHYYVLDEPIATDEQYDTLYHQIVRFEEANPHLIDTSSPTQRVGDVPLESFSKNTHLERMWSLEDVFNYDELVEWVQRIYKSHPQATFTCSPKFDGASLNLLYQQGKLVSATTRGDGIVGELVTHNARTIQSIPLEIDYKEEIEIRGEVVIAKEDFEHINQERLSENLSLFANPRNAAAGSLRQLDAKITAKRKLRFMPWGIGAGLSKFESFYEAFQTITQLGFAPVPFLSYCQNIESIQNAYGIIFSQRNNYPIMLDGMVIMLDKIVFQEQLGWTIKSPRFACAYKFPAVEKSSKILSVSLQVGRTGIITPVAELKPVEIEGAMISRATLHNFSEIERKDIRLGDEVIIIRSGDVIPKIIKPLVALRDGTQKVISKPTHCPVCGEELLLEDIFIKCQNLSCEARVIESIIHFASKKALNIDGLGEKIVIQLYENAFVRNIKDIYALSAEQLLTLEGWQEKRANNLICAIQNTIGVELWRFINALGIEHIGEGASKKLAQKFGLDVFRLELSEILSIDGFGEEMAYSLVEFNHANKMLIAELLSIIKPKVELLEIDSNNVFFNKTIVLTGTLSQPRDKIIALLESKGAKISSSVSKKTDFVIYGENAGSKLEKAQSLNVATLNEEEFFAQINENYKSSNATGTFNTLFLTL; encoded by the coding sequence ATCGCTATGACAAGTCAGGAATATCATACCCAAGTGCAGATTCTTAAAAAGATGGCATATCACTATTATGTGCTTGATGAGCCTATTGCAACTGATGAGCAGTATGATACTCTTTATCATCAGATAGTGCGTTTTGAAGAAGCAAATCCTCATCTTATTGATACAAGTTCGCCAACACAACGCGTAGGTGATGTGCCTTTAGAATCTTTTAGTAAAAATACGCATTTGGAGCGTATGTGGAGCTTAGAAGATGTTTTTAATTATGATGAATTAGTAGAATGGGTGCAAAGAATCTATAAGAGCCACCCTCAAGCTACCTTTACCTGCTCGCCTAAATTTGATGGCGCAAGTCTCAATCTCCTTTATCAACAAGGCAAGTTAGTAAGTGCTACGACACGAGGAGATGGCATTGTAGGAGAGCTTGTAACGCATAATGCAAGGACGATTCAGAGCATTCCTCTTGAAATTGATTATAAAGAGGAAATTGAAATACGAGGCGAAGTAGTTATCGCCAAAGAGGATTTTGAACATATCAATCAAGAGCGTTTGAGCGAAAATCTAAGCCTTTTTGCGAATCCTCGTAATGCAGCAGCAGGGAGTTTGAGACAGCTTGATGCAAAAATCACTGCTAAGCGCAAACTTCGCTTTATGCCTTGGGGCATTGGGGCAGGGTTAAGTAAGTTTGAGAGTTTTTATGAGGCTTTTCAGACAATCACACAGCTTGGTTTTGCTCCTGTGCCTTTTTTAAGCTATTGTCAGAATATAGAATCTATACAAAATGCCTATGGGATAATTTTTTCTCAACGCAATAATTATCCCATAATGCTTGATGGTATGGTGATTATGCTTGATAAAATTGTTTTCCAAGAGCAGCTTGGCTGGACGATTAAATCACCTCGTTTTGCTTGTGCGTATAAGTTTCCAGCAGTGGAGAAAAGTTCTAAGATTCTATCTGTGAGCTTACAAGTAGGGCGTACAGGTATTATCACACCTGTGGCAGAGCTTAAGCCTGTGGAGATAGAGGGGGCGATGATTTCACGCGCGACTTTGCACAACTTTAGCGAAATTGAGCGTAAAGACATTCGTTTGGGCGATGAAGTGATTATTATTCGCAGCGGAGATGTGATTCCTAAAATCATCAAACCACTTGTGGCTTTGCGTGATGGCACACAAAAAGTTATTTCTAAACCTACGCATTGTCCTGTATGTGGAGAAGAACTCTTGCTTGAAGATATTTTTATCAAATGTCAGAATCTAAGCTGTGAGGCACGCGTGATAGAATCCATTATCCACTTTGCCTCAAAAAAGGCTCTTAATATTGATGGTTTGGGCGAAAAGATAGTGATACAACTTTATGAAAATGCGTTTGTAAGGAATATTAAGGATATTTATGCTTTGAGCGCAGAACAATTGCTCACACTTGAGGGGTGGCAAGAAAAGAGGGCAAATAATCTTATCTGTGCTATACAAAATACCATAGGTGTAGAATTATGGCGCTTTATTAATGCGCTTGGTATTGAGCATATTGGCGAGGGTGCAAGTAAAAAACTTGCTCAAAAATTTGGATTAGATGTGTTTAGACTTGAACTTTCTGAAATATTGAGTATTGATGGATTTGGCGAAGAAATGGCATATTCGCTTGTAGAATTTAATCACGCTAATAAAATGCTTATCGCCGAGCTACTCTCTATTATTAAACCTAAAGTAGAGTTATTGGAAATTGATAGTAATAATGTTTTTTTTAATAAAACTATCGTGCTTACAGGCACTCTAAGCCAACCAAGAGATAAAATCATTGCACTTTTAGAATCTAAGGGTGCGAAAATAAGTTCAAGTGTGAGCAAAAAAACAGATTTTGTTATTTATGGCGAAAATGCAGGGAGCAAACTAGAGAAGGCACAATCTTTAAATGTTGCTACATTAAATGAAGAAGAATTCTTTGCACAAATCAACGAAAACTATAAATCTAGCAATGCCACAGGCACTTTTAATACGCTTTTTTTAACACTATGA
- a CDS encoding chemotaxis protein: protein MTQKQSLIDKTTSLHLNNEVQFLCFTLEEQSDGSNQLYAMNVFKIREIIYYNDDLTETAGDNSGIVLGYLTVRNETIPLVDMRRWLYYSKEYPNRDLREYSLNTDKNLVIICSFSNNTVGLKIMGVKRIIHKNWNDVSVGPEYGVDGESKITATTKYDDGSVIQILDVERMLTEAFPSGNAANELELNDLKNIQSDKIVLLAEDSKPAAKSLQQIIEKLGLNYFTFPNGKALLDYLHNPGVAANIGVIITDLEMPIISGFEVLKRIKETPATCHIPVIINSSMSSDSNHQMAERLKADGFISKSNPVEIEQSLRQILEGMNL, encoded by the coding sequence TTGACACAAAAACAATCTTTGATTGATAAAACAACTTCTTTACATCTTAACAATGAAGTGCAATTTTTATGCTTTACACTTGAAGAGCAAAGCGATGGTTCAAATCAACTTTATGCAATGAATGTATTTAAAATACGTGAAATTATATACTATAATGATGACCTTACCGAAACTGCAGGGGATAATAGTGGTATTGTATTAGGGTATCTCACAGTGCGCAATGAGACAATTCCTCTCGTAGATATGCGGCGTTGGCTTTATTATAGTAAAGAATATCCTAATCGGGATTTACGCGAATATTCACTCAATACAGATAAGAATCTTGTGATTATATGTAGCTTTTCTAACAACACGGTTGGACTTAAAATTATGGGTGTAAAGCGCATTATCCATAAAAATTGGAATGATGTAAGCGTTGGACCAGAATATGGTGTAGATGGCGAGTCAAAAATTACTGCTACGACAAAATATGATGATGGTTCAGTCATTCAGATTCTTGATGTAGAGCGTATGCTTACAGAGGCTTTTCCTAGTGGAAATGCTGCAAACGAGCTTGAACTCAATGATTTAAAAAATATTCAAAGCGATAAAATTGTGCTTTTGGCTGAAGATTCTAAACCAGCAGCTAAATCATTGCAACAAATCATAGAAAAACTCGGACTAAACTATTTTACTTTTCCTAATGGCAAGGCTTTACTTGATTATCTCCACAATCCGGGTGTAGCTGCAAATATCGGTGTGATTATTACAGATTTAGAAATGCCTATTATTTCAGGCTTTGAAGTGCTTAAGCGCATTAAAGAAACGCCTGCGACTTGTCATATTCCTGTTATTATCAACTCATCAATGAGTAGCGATAGTAATCATCAAATGGCAGAACGACTTAAGGCTGATGGTTTTATTAGCAAATCAAATCCTGTTGAAATTGAACAATCTTTGCGCCAGATTCTTGAAGGAATGAATCTCTAA
- a CDS encoding YhcH/YjgK/YiaL family protein codes for MAIIGKLTQLDWFFKAYPALKDAQEYMLNALNPAHDIHKRISSLMIPTLKERCEISYSLTQGVRAIEQTYHLKSAHNAFFETHRAFIDFQLVVEGYEYMLIGDKSTFDVQIPYDESKDLIVYDNILKDSHRESSTLKYTLPINESLNTPYRTSLLLSSGDLAIFFPDDTHAGGLELTPNAPIPSTHSVKKSVLKVPVALLDL; via the coding sequence ATGGCAATTATTGGCAAACTCACACAATTAGATTGGTTTTTTAAAGCCTATCCTGCACTTAAAGACGCACAAGAATATATGCTTAATGCCCTCAATCCCGCACACGATATACATAAAAGAATATCCTCTCTTATGATTCCCACACTTAAAGAGCGTTGTGAGATAAGCTACTCACTTACACAAGGAGTGCGTGCTATTGAGCAAACTTATCATCTTAAATCAGCGCATAATGCGTTTTTTGAAACTCATCGTGCGTTTATTGATTTTCAACTCGTAGTAGAGGGGTATGAATATATGCTCATTGGCGATAAAAGCACATTTGATGTGCAAATACCTTATGATGAAAGCAAGGATTTAATCGTCTATGACAACATCTTAAAAGATTCCCATAGAGAATCTAGCACTTTAAAATATACTTTGCCCATTAATGAATCTCTCAATACACCCTATCGCACGAGTTTGCTTTTAAGTAGCGGGGATTTGGCGATTTTTTTTCCTGATGATACTCACGCCGGAGGCTTAGAACTCACACCTAATGCACCTATTCCCTCTACTCATAGTGTTAAAAAAAGCGTATTAAAAGTGCCTGTGGCATTGCTAGATTTATAG
- a CDS encoding flavin reductase family protein: MILDSCTPLQHYKILSNTITPRPIAWISSIFPNGGVNLAPFSFFAPLSVNPPIFSICMMQKSDGLDKDSFKNIHNTRKATISMCDVAHIQALQESSTELEYGVSEANEFHIPLELLQSGYPPAPQGVKVAFMCDLYDVLEIGEDKSVLLEVKFFYIDDSIYSEDLHFLPHFVGRVGRIYKSLGAEIMLNAQNKPKKAPHNTQESPKINQGKQDE; this comes from the coding sequence ATGATACTTGATTCTTGCACTCCTTTGCAACATTACAAAATTTTAAGCAATACGATTACACCGCGTCCTATTGCTTGGATAAGCAGTATTTTCCCAAATGGTGGGGTTAATCTTGCGCCTTTTAGTTTTTTTGCTCCATTAAGCGTCAATCCACCTATTTTTTCAATCTGTATGATGCAAAAAAGCGATGGTTTAGACAAGGATAGCTTTAAAAATATCCATAATACACGCAAAGCCACAATTAGTATGTGTGATGTTGCCCATATTCAAGCCTTACAAGAGAGTAGCACAGAGCTTGAGTATGGCGTAAGCGAAGCAAATGAGTTTCATATACCGCTTGAACTTTTACAATCTGGTTATCCACCTGCACCTCAAGGTGTGAAAGTCGCCTTTATGTGTGACTTATATGATGTGCTTGAAATCGGCGAAGATAAAAGTGTGCTTTTAGAAGTCAAATTTTTCTACATAGATGATAGTATTTATAGTGAAGATTTGCACTTTTTGCCGCATTTTGTTGGGCGAGTAGGACGCATATATAAATCTTTAGGTGCAGAAATTATGCTTAATGCCCAAAATAAACCCAAAAAAGCCCCTCATAATACCCAAGAATCTCCCAAAATCAATCAAGGCAAACAAGATGAGTGA
- the dapE gene encoding succinyl-diaminopimelate desuccinylase, whose translation MPLSLLQELIKRPSITPQECGIYELILDKLKPITQKEHIDTLIIEQEKEGVKNLFYLIAPKNTDKATLQHLCFAGHIDVVPTGEGWDFEPFCGTQDEHYIYGRGTQDMKGGVSAFICAICNVFDSINTAALPLMISILLTSDEEGEGTYGTQFMLEELKKRDLLPHSCIVAEPTSIHRTGDMLKIGRRGSINGTLIIEGKQGHVAYPQKCINPIELLGSKLGDLAGIELDSGDSHFAPSKLVITDIRSGMEVVNVTPQNLKIMFNVRNSPLSNADSIRSYIASILGSLPYKLTLKTNSLPFITSQKSEIVKSLCVIIERTLSITPELSTSGGTSDARFFAQYGIDVVEIGVPNDRIHAINERVSINDILALHDTFVEFLQLFINNATIKESQTNLKG comes from the coding sequence ATGCCTCTTTCTTTGCTGCAAGAACTCATCAAGCGCCCAAGTATCACCCCACAAGAATGCGGTATTTATGAGCTTATCCTTGATAAACTCAAACCCATTACCCAAAAAGAGCATATTGATACACTCATCATTGAGCAAGAAAAAGAGGGAGTAAAGAATCTCTTTTATCTCATTGCGCCCAAAAATACAGATAAAGCGACATTGCAGCATTTATGTTTTGCTGGGCATATTGATGTTGTGCCAACCGGTGAAGGTTGGGACTTTGAGCCCTTTTGTGGCACACAAGATGAACATTATATCTATGGACGAGGCACACAAGATATGAAAGGAGGTGTGAGTGCTTTTATATGCGCCATTTGTAATGTTTTTGATTCTATAAACACTGCTGCACTGCCTCTTATGATTTCAATTCTCCTTACAAGTGATGAAGAAGGTGAGGGAACTTATGGCACACAATTTATGCTTGAAGAGCTTAAAAAGCGTGATTTGCTCCCTCATAGCTGCATTGTTGCAGAGCCTACAAGCATACATCGCACAGGTGATATGCTTAAAATTGGCAGACGCGGCTCAATCAACGGCACACTCATTATTGAAGGCAAACAAGGACACGTTGCCTACCCACAAAAATGTATCAATCCCATAGAATTATTAGGAAGTAAGCTTGGCGATTTAGCAGGTATAGAGCTAGATAGTGGAGATTCTCATTTTGCACCAAGCAAACTCGTAATAACTGATATTCGCAGTGGTATGGAAGTAGTCAATGTAACACCACAGAATCTTAAAATAATGTTTAATGTGCGCAACTCTCCCTTAAGCAATGCAGATTCTATCCGCTCCTATATCGCTTCAATTCTTGGCTCACTGCCCTATAAGCTCACGCTTAAAACTAATTCGCTCCCTTTCATCACATCGCAAAAAAGTGAGATTGTCAAATCACTTTGTGTCATAATTGAACGCACTCTTAGTATCACGCCAGAGTTAAGCACAAGTGGAGGGACAAGTGATGCGAGATTCTTTGCACAATATGGCATAGATGTTGTAGAAATAGGTGTGCCTAATGATAGAATCCACGCCATAAATGAACGCGTATCAATAAATGATATTCTTGCACTGCACGATACTTTTGTAGAATTTTTGCAACTCTTTATAAACAATGCTACAATTAAGGAATCTCAAACAAACTTGAAAGGGTAA